One window of uncultured Methanoregula sp. genomic DNA carries:
- a CDS encoding CDP-2,3-bis-(O-geranylgeranyl)-sn-glycerol synthase, translating to MLPAYLPNPVAAVFGGGTPIDFGRNFTDGRRLLGDGKTYRGLIAGIVAGVAIGLLQIQAQAMYNLSFLPSHTLLSVTLLAVGALLGDVCKSFFKRRYGKERGSKWPLADMYDLVIGAFVLLLIFDPSWLFGQVTLAAFILILILTPILHRATNIIGYLLKVKEVPW from the coding sequence ATGCTCCCCGCCTATCTCCCCAACCCCGTTGCTGCGGTTTTTGGTGGCGGGACCCCCATTGATTTCGGGAGGAACTTCACCGACGGGCGGCGCCTTTTAGGTGACGGGAAGACCTACCGGGGGCTCATTGCCGGCATTGTTGCCGGTGTAGCAATCGGGCTTCTCCAGATCCAGGCCCAGGCAATGTACAACCTCTCATTTCTGCCGTCGCATACACTCCTTTCGGTCACCCTGCTTGCCGTCGGGGCACTGCTGGGTGACGTGTGCAAGAGTTTTTTCAAGCGGAGGTATGGCAAAGAGCGGGGATCCAAGTGGCCGCTGGCGGATATGTACGATCTCGTTATCGGGGCGTTTGTCCTCCTGCTCATCTTTGACCCGTCATGGCTCTTTGGCCAGGTCACTCTTGCTGCCTTCATCCTGATCCTCATCCTCACGCCCATCCTCCACCGGGCAACCAATATTATAGGCTATCTTCTCAAAGTCAAGGAGGTTCCATGGTAA
- the pyrE gene encoding orotate phosphoribosyltransferase — MVNHRLADMLVSYKAIEFGEFTLASGVKSPYYIDVKTAVTNPDLLSAIARAVSQSHAFDMVAGVAVGGVPLAVATALAAGKPYAIIRSSEKDHGKKEMIIGSVRGKNVLLIEDVTTSGGSALYGINALRAAGASAGRVVTVVDREQGAESMLSKHDVQLIPLVRVSELLKQ, encoded by the coding sequence ATGGTAAACCACCGTTTAGCTGACATGCTTGTCTCGTATAAAGCAATCGAATTTGGCGAATTCACGCTCGCATCCGGTGTGAAAAGCCCCTATTATATTGATGTGAAAACCGCAGTAACCAACCCGGATCTCCTCTCTGCCATTGCCCGGGCAGTCTCGCAGTCACATGCATTCGATATGGTGGCTGGTGTTGCAGTTGGCGGAGTGCCCCTCGCAGTTGCAACAGCGCTTGCTGCCGGCAAACCCTATGCTATCATCCGGTCGTCCGAAAAAGACCACGGGAAAAAAGAGATGATCATAGGCAGTGTCAGGGGTAAGAATGTACTGCTCATCGAAGATGTGACCACTTCGGGTGGCTCGGCCCTGTACGGGATCAACGCTCTCCGGGCAGCAGGAGCAAGCGCAGGCCGGGTTGTAACCGTTGTCGATCGTGAGCAGGGAGCTGAATCCATGCTCAGCAAGCACGACGTGCAGCTCATTCCGCTTGTGAGAGTGAGCGAGCTCTTAAAACAGTAA
- the purD gene encoding phosphoribosylamine--glycine ligase, with amino-acid sequence MRVLVVGGGGREHAIAAALARNPDTEIISVMARPNPGIAELAKKTLLVKETDTARVVAFAKETGADYAFIGPEAPLEAGIVDELEAAGIAAIGPTRAAARLETDKAFCRDMMNRHAIAGCPLYRIFHSNEDAIAFIRDYDGDLVVKPIGLTGGKGVRIMGEQVDRAGAIAYVRSLNGDAVIEERLLGEEFTLQAFVDGNHLVPMPLVQDHKRAYEGDEGPNTGGMGSYSLPDHMLPFVNRQDYNRALDIMREVVAAMERTGQPYKGILYGQFMNTADGPKVIEFNARFGDPEAMNVLSLLTSDLSEIVSRIAEGTLSKAQVTFAPKATVCKYIVPEGYPDAPHAGESLALGNDSPALLYYANVERKGGHLVTQSSRTLAFVGIGDTLEAAEQSAETAASSVRGRVFHRRDIGTRSLLDRRIAHMKELR; translated from the coding sequence ATGAGAGTACTTGTTGTGGGCGGGGGAGGAAGGGAGCATGCAATAGCTGCAGCCCTTGCCCGCAACCCGGACACCGAGATCATATCGGTAATGGCGAGACCAAACCCCGGTATCGCCGAGCTTGCAAAAAAGACCCTGCTCGTTAAGGAGACCGACACTGCCCGCGTCGTGGCATTTGCAAAGGAGACCGGCGCAGATTATGCGTTTATCGGGCCGGAAGCCCCGCTTGAAGCAGGAATTGTGGACGAACTCGAAGCCGCCGGTATTGCGGCGATCGGCCCGACCCGTGCAGCGGCAAGGCTCGAGACCGACAAGGCATTCTGCCGCGATATGATGAACCGGCATGCCATTGCCGGCTGCCCCCTGTACCGTATCTTCCATTCGAACGAGGACGCGATTGCATTCATCAGGGATTATGACGGCGATCTCGTGGTCAAGCCCATCGGCCTGACCGGCGGTAAAGGCGTCCGCATCATGGGAGAGCAGGTCGACAGGGCCGGTGCCATTGCTTATGTCAGGTCCCTCAACGGGGACGCCGTGATCGAAGAGCGCCTGCTGGGTGAGGAGTTCACGCTCCAGGCATTCGTTGACGGGAATCATCTCGTGCCCATGCCGCTCGTGCAGGACCACAAGCGGGCCTATGAAGGCGATGAAGGCCCCAATACCGGGGGGATGGGGTCGTATTCCCTGCCGGACCATATGCTGCCTTTTGTCAACCGGCAGGATTACAACCGGGCGCTTGATATCATGAGGGAAGTTGTCGCTGCCATGGAGCGGACCGGGCAGCCCTACAAGGGAATCCTGTACGGGCAGTTCATGAACACGGCAGACGGCCCCAAGGTAATTGAGTTCAATGCCCGGTTTGGCGACCCCGAGGCAATGAACGTCCTCTCACTCCTGACCTCCGACCTGTCCGAAATCGTTTCCCGGATTGCTGAGGGAACGCTTTCGAAAGCCCAGGTCACGTTTGCGCCGAAAGCAACGGTTTGCAAGTATATTGTACCGGAAGGATACCCCGATGCCCCGCATGCAGGAGAAAGCCTGGCCCTTGGCAATGATTCACCGGCCCTCCTCTATTATGCCAACGTGGAGAGGAAGGGCGGACACCTTGTCACCCAGTCATCGCGTACCCTCGCATTTGTCGGGATCGGTGACACGCTTGAGGCCGCAGAACAGTCCGCAGAAACGGCAGCCTCATCCGTCAGGGGCCGGGTTTTTCACCGGCGGGATATCGGTACCCGCAGCCTGCTTGACCGGCGGATCGCCCACATGAAGGAGCTACGATGA
- the argF gene encoding ornithine carbamoyltransferase, which yields MKKDFISILDINELELEQLLSEAHQLKRQKKAGTTHLLLAGKTLAMIFEKSSTRTHISFEVGMNELGGHALFLNAADMQIRRGEEIRDTARAASRYVSGMMVRAYRHSTIEEYARYATIPVINGLSDLEHPCQLLADIMTMQEHFGSTDGLRVAWVGDGNNVCNSLILATVLTGLKVTVSTPKGYEPAEEIVAKARALGGNVTLVREPEIAVKDAEVIVTDTWISMGDEGEKEERMRTFKNYTVDAPLMKHASPDARVLHCLPAHRGEEITDEVMEGGQSLVWDEAENRLHAQKALLVRLLKNKPPQ from the coding sequence ATGAAGAAGGATTTTATCTCTATCCTTGATATCAACGAGCTGGAACTCGAACAGCTGCTCTCGGAAGCGCACCAGCTCAAGCGGCAGAAGAAAGCGGGGACAACCCACCTGCTGCTTGCCGGTAAGACCCTTGCCATGATCTTTGAGAAGTCCTCGACCCGGACCCACATCTCGTTCGAAGTCGGTATGAACGAGCTGGGCGGGCATGCCCTGTTCCTGAATGCTGCCGATATGCAGATCCGCAGGGGTGAGGAGATTCGTGACACTGCCCGGGCAGCATCCCGGTACGTGTCCGGCATGATGGTACGGGCCTACAGGCACAGCACGATCGAAGAGTATGCCCGGTATGCCACGATACCCGTTATCAACGGATTATCCGATCTGGAGCATCCCTGCCAGCTGCTTGCGGATATTATGACCATGCAGGAACACTTCGGCTCTACCGACGGCCTCAGGGTCGCCTGGGTCGGGGACGGGAACAATGTCTGCAATTCCCTGATCCTTGCAACGGTTCTCACCGGACTGAAAGTAACTGTATCAACGCCGAAAGGGTACGAGCCTGCGGAGGAGATTGTGGCAAAAGCGCGGGCCCTTGGCGGAAACGTGACGCTGGTCCGGGAGCCGGAGATTGCCGTAAAGGATGCCGAAGTTATCGTTACAGATACCTGGATCTCCATGGGAGACGAAGGCGAGAAAGAAGAGCGGATGCGGACGTTCAAGAACTATACGGTTGACGCCCCGCTCATGAAGCATGCGTCCCCGGATGCACGGGTGCTCCACTGTCTCCCGGCTCACCGGGGCGAGGAAATTACCGATGAGGTTATGGAGGGCGGCCAGAGCCTTGTCTGGGACGAAGCAGAAAACCGGCTCCATGCCCAGAAAGCCCTGCTCGTCCGCCTTCTGAAAAACAAACCTCCCCAGTAA
- a CDS encoding methanogenesis marker 14 protein: protein MCASFFSRFIKPKPHIVESPPPPSITHGAGMQIPEYKNKPYFIVASVEMGNTTTKCILTGVNLETGMSYVINKTVSMSRDIRPPKPGETIFGATLDGTELTREAVTELVRDTLIRCHEEAHLSIQKDLDFVVRSTGVVAEMESPDQVGDFVIALANGCLNAGVPPRKMTPPMSKANLSEKLQQFSFADKVVFVGAVAGVLPPVGSTGVEMVANEMEGELAMAGIKEGAKWTPVDFRNPCVSIDFGTTLDGRITSDVPPDCPNPFAKTVGNFCGLAGAIPDAIVRGTGLVQQRTGTALDIFGEHSVAGGLFSLNSHKVVDDYVKRCHEHIDIRIVPRDRNRFGRVPVNAQLAEESGIAMIGCDCGVNGSDMDKLLAIGAEIHKNHGLSTLNEVIDRVCSLMALRLIDVAVEKNLVPRNASIGFTGRAAISGRKPEYILDGIIQRNLFDNPVDHVVFVDDGLARGAALMGRCMNSLGKPKNPIGGVRGGRCIMSQRIKIGK, encoded by the coding sequence ATGTGCGCCAGTTTTTTTTCCCGCTTCATAAAACCCAAACCGCATATTGTGGAGAGCCCGCCCCCGCCCTCTATCACCCACGGCGCCGGGATGCAGATTCCCGAATACAAGAACAAGCCGTACTTCATTGTCGCATCCGTGGAGATGGGCAACACCACCACGAAATGCATCCTTACCGGGGTGAACCTTGAAACCGGCATGTCTTATGTTATCAATAAAACCGTGAGCATGAGCCGGGACATCCGGCCCCCCAAACCCGGAGAAACGATTTTTGGCGCAACACTGGATGGCACGGAGCTCACCCGGGAAGCAGTCACCGAGCTCGTCCGCGATACCCTGATCCGGTGCCACGAGGAAGCGCACCTTAGTATCCAGAAGGACCTCGACTTTGTTGTCCGGAGTACGGGGGTTGTGGCTGAGATGGAGTCCCCGGACCAGGTAGGAGATTTCGTCATCGCCCTTGCAAACGGATGCCTCAATGCCGGCGTCCCGCCACGGAAGATGACGCCCCCCATGTCGAAAGCCAACCTTTCCGAGAAACTCCAGCAGTTCAGTTTCGCTGACAAGGTTGTCTTTGTCGGGGCGGTTGCAGGGGTCCTGCCACCGGTTGGATCCACCGGTGTCGAGATGGTGGCCAATGAAATGGAAGGGGAACTTGCGATGGCAGGGATCAAGGAGGGCGCAAAGTGGACGCCGGTGGATTTCAGGAACCCCTGCGTATCGATCGATTTCGGGACAACCCTTGACGGGCGGATCACCAGCGATGTTCCCCCCGACTGCCCCAACCCGTTTGCGAAGACCGTGGGAAACTTCTGCGGCCTTGCCGGCGCCATTCCCGATGCTATCGTGAGGGGGACGGGGCTGGTCCAGCAAAGGACGGGAACAGCCCTAGACATTTTTGGCGAGCACAGCGTGGCCGGGGGACTTTTCTCCCTAAACAGCCACAAAGTCGTTGATGATTATGTAAAACGCTGCCACGAGCATATCGATATCCGGATCGTTCCCCGCGACCGGAACCGGTTCGGCAGGGTACCGGTGAACGCCCAGCTGGCGGAAGAATCCGGCATTGCCATGATCGGCTGCGACTGCGGGGTGAATGGCAGTGACATGGACAAACTGCTTGCTATTGGTGCGGAAATCCATAAGAACCACGGTCTTTCAACCCTCAACGAGGTGATTGACCGGGTCTGTTCCCTCATGGCTCTCCGGCTGATCGATGTTGCCGTGGAGAAGAACCTGGTACCACGGAATGCCTCGATCGGTTTCACCGGCAGGGCCGCGATTTCCGGGAGGAAACCGGAATATATCCTCGACGGGATCATCCAGCGCAATCTCTTTGACAATCCCGTGGACCACGTGGTCTTTGTCGATGATGGTCTTGCACGGGGTGCAGCCCTCATGGGAAGGTGCATGAACTCTCTTGGTAAGCCTAAAAACCCGATCGGGGGAGTCCGGGGCGGACGATGTATTATGAGCCAGCGGATAAAGATAGGTAAATAA
- a CDS encoding argininosuccinate synthase produces the protein MGKGTIVLAYSGGLDTSICIPLLKERYDYDRVVTVAVNVGQRDEEIDVATKKGEKLADKHYTLDVREKFVKEHIFPAIRANGSYEGYPMGTSLARPLIAEEVVRIARKEHAKAIGHGCTGKGNDQLRFDFIIRSAGLEVVAPIRELNLTRDWEIEYAKKHKIPVPVKKDKPWSMDENCWSRSIEGGKLEDPAFYPPEEIFLWTVSPTKAPDKPEKITLGFKAGIPVSLNGKKLGGYELIQKLNTLAGSHGIGRNDMIEDRILGLKARENYEHPAATVILTAHRDLESLTLTRSELAFKRMVDDKWSELAYKGLVYEPLYAALNAFIDTTQERVNGTVDLELYKGSVRVLGRRSPDAIYSNDLVSFDSASIDQCHAIGVSQYFGIQARLVRQMQKKKK, from the coding sequence ATGGGAAAAGGCACTATTGTTCTTGCATATTCCGGAGGCCTCGATACCTCCATCTGTATCCCTTTGTTAAAAGAGAGGTACGATTATGACCGTGTCGTCACGGTTGCAGTCAACGTGGGCCAGCGCGACGAGGAGATCGACGTTGCAACAAAGAAAGGCGAGAAACTCGCAGACAAACATTATACCCTCGATGTCCGGGAAAAATTTGTCAAAGAACATATATTCCCCGCTATCCGGGCAAACGGGTCTTACGAGGGATACCCGATGGGCACATCCCTTGCAAGGCCCCTGATTGCTGAAGAAGTGGTCAGGATCGCCCGGAAGGAACATGCAAAGGCAATCGGTCATGGTTGTACCGGCAAAGGCAATGACCAGCTCCGGTTCGATTTCATTATCCGCAGCGCCGGTCTTGAAGTCGTAGCGCCAATACGGGAGCTCAACCTCACCCGCGACTGGGAGATCGAATATGCAAAAAAGCACAAGATCCCCGTCCCAGTCAAGAAGGACAAGCCCTGGAGCATGGACGAGAACTGCTGGAGCCGGAGTATCGAAGGGGGAAAACTCGAAGACCCCGCATTCTATCCACCCGAGGAGATCTTCCTCTGGACCGTATCGCCCACAAAAGCCCCAGACAAGCCGGAGAAAATAACCCTCGGGTTCAAAGCCGGGATTCCGGTCTCACTCAATGGCAAAAAACTCGGCGGATACGAACTCATCCAGAAGCTCAACACCCTTGCAGGCAGCCACGGGATCGGGCGCAACGACATGATCGAGGACCGGATCCTTGGCCTCAAGGCACGGGAAAATTACGAGCACCCGGCAGCTACCGTTATCCTCACGGCCCACCGCGACCTCGAGAGCCTGACGCTTACCCGTTCGGAACTCGCTTTCAAGCGGATGGTCGATGACAAGTGGTCGGAACTGGCCTACAAGGGCCTGGTCTACGAACCGCTCTACGCGGCCCTCAATGCATTCATTGACACCACCCAGGAACGCGTGAACGGCACGGTGGATCTCGAACTCTACAAGGGCAGCGTCCGCGTCCTTGGCCGGAGATCCCCGGATGCCATTTATTCAAACGATCTGGTTTCCTTTGACAGTGCCTCAATCGACCAGTGCCACGCGATCGGCGTTTCGCAGTATTTCGGGATCCAGGCCCGCCTCGTCCGGCAGATGCAGAAAAAGAAGAAATAA
- the carB gene encoding carbamoyl-phosphate synthase large subunit, with protein sequence MPKRTDIKSVLLIGSGPIQIGQAAEFDFSGSQACRSLREEGIKVILVNSNPATIMTDPEMAEVIYIEPLRAEIIAKIIEKEKPDGILSGMGGQTGLNLTAELAEMGALKNVEILGTPLDAIYKGEDRQKFRDLMREIGEPVPKSIILNSLSQVDDAIKEIGLPAIVRPAYTLGGAGGGIGKTREELIRIIELGLSRSRIHQVLIEESVMGWKEIEFEVMRDSSDTCIIVCGMENVDPMGIHTGESVVVAPILTLRDDEFQMMRSAAIHIIRSLNVQGGCNVQFAFLNGDYRVIEVNPRVSRSSALASKATGYPIARVAAKIAIGMRLDEITNTVTGCTPASFEPTIDYIVVKVPRWPFDKFKGADRTLSTSMKSTGEVMAIGRTLEEAFMKAKRSLDTDVQTHTSPSEIRMILSRPTDERFHCLFDAFRLGFTLDEITTLTSITPFFLEKIKNIVEMEKTLALRCDATTVPAAKKLGFSNAEIEKLGGKPQDEIEKLAGLPSYKMVDTCAAEFPASTPYFYSTYEPSCEIVPSDRQKVLILGSGPIRIGQGIEFDYCTVHAVQALREEGVEVHIVNNNPETVSTDFDTSDRLFFEPMQLEDVANILRKDRYYGVMVQFGGQNAVNLAVPIEKEISRLGLPTRILGTSPDAMDIAEDRDRFSVLLTKLGVPSPANSSAYSEGEAKAMAEAIGYPVLVRPSYVLGGRAMEIVHDERELETYMKEAVRVSRNHPVLIDSYLQNAIELDVDAVCDGTDVLIGGIMEHIEQAGIHSGDSACVIPTQSLSPAVIEKVRDYTKKIALGLGVIGLVNLQLAVKDNVVYVLEANPRASRTVPFVSKATGLPIAKIAAKVMVGRKLKDLGYHEREFKHIAVKEVLLPFNKLAGVDTMLGPEMKSTGEVMGIDYDFGLAFYKACLSADNDLPVKGNIFISVNIEQKADAIPIARQLRDLGLTLYGTEGTVDYLHEAGIEANLVRKVQEGSPNVLDMMRHGEIRLIINTPQDKQSRQDHYQIMRAAVDYGIPYITTLQAARAAALAIDAIKREKVTLEPIGHYLK encoded by the coding sequence ATGCCAAAGCGGACAGACATCAAATCAGTCCTCCTCATAGGGTCAGGACCAATCCAGATCGGACAGGCAGCTGAATTCGATTTTTCGGGTTCGCAGGCCTGCAGGTCACTCAGGGAAGAGGGGATAAAAGTCATCCTCGTCAACTCCAATCCCGCAACGATCATGACCGACCCGGAGATGGCGGAAGTCATCTATATCGAGCCGCTCAGGGCCGAGATCATTGCCAAGATCATCGAGAAGGAAAAACCCGACGGCATCCTCTCGGGCATGGGGGGCCAGACCGGCCTTAACCTCACTGCGGAACTGGCCGAGATGGGTGCCCTTAAGAATGTGGAGATCCTGGGGACTCCGCTTGATGCTATTTACAAAGGAGAAGACCGCCAGAAATTCCGCGACCTTATGAGGGAGATAGGCGAGCCGGTCCCAAAAAGCATTATTCTCAATTCCTTAAGCCAGGTTGACGATGCGATAAAGGAGATCGGCCTTCCTGCAATAGTCCGGCCGGCATACACGCTGGGCGGGGCTGGCGGCGGGATCGGGAAAACCCGCGAGGAACTGATCCGGATCATCGAGCTGGGTCTTTCCCGTTCGCGTATCCACCAGGTGCTTATTGAAGAGAGCGTCATGGGGTGGAAGGAGATCGAGTTCGAGGTCATGCGTGACTCGTCCGATACCTGCATTATTGTCTGCGGTATGGAGAATGTCGACCCCATGGGCATCCATACGGGCGAGAGCGTTGTCGTTGCCCCGATCCTTACCCTTCGCGACGACGAGTTCCAGATGATGCGCAGTGCAGCGATCCATATCATCCGCTCGCTCAATGTGCAGGGTGGCTGCAATGTGCAGTTCGCTTTCCTCAACGGGGACTACCGGGTCATCGAAGTGAATCCCCGGGTTTCCCGTTCATCGGCACTCGCATCGAAAGCCACCGGGTACCCGATTGCCCGGGTGGCAGCCAAGATTGCTATCGGCATGCGCCTCGACGAGATCACCAACACGGTGACCGGCTGCACGCCCGCATCCTTCGAACCCACCATCGATTACATCGTGGTCAAGGTTCCCCGCTGGCCGTTCGACAAGTTCAAGGGTGCAGACAGGACCCTTTCCACTTCCATGAAGAGTACTGGGGAGGTCATGGCGATAGGCAGGACGCTCGAAGAAGCCTTCATGAAAGCCAAACGGTCCCTTGACACGGATGTGCAGACACATACCAGCCCAAGCGAGATCCGGATGATCCTGTCCAGGCCCACCGACGAGCGGTTCCACTGCCTGTTCGATGCGTTCCGGCTCGGGTTCACGCTCGACGAAATCACAACCCTCACGTCAATCACGCCGTTCTTCCTTGAGAAGATAAAAAATATCGTGGAAATGGAAAAAACACTCGCACTCCGGTGCGATGCCACAACCGTGCCTGCCGCAAAAAAGCTCGGATTTTCGAATGCAGAGATCGAGAAACTGGGGGGCAAACCGCAGGATGAGATCGAGAAACTCGCAGGTTTGCCATCCTATAAAATGGTCGATACCTGCGCCGCGGAATTCCCGGCGAGCACACCTTACTTCTACTCCACGTACGAACCGAGCTGCGAGATCGTGCCAAGCGACCGGCAGAAAGTGCTCATCCTCGGCTCAGGTCCCATAAGGATCGGCCAGGGAATAGAATTCGATTACTGCACAGTCCATGCAGTCCAGGCACTGCGGGAAGAAGGTGTCGAGGTCCATATTGTGAATAATAACCCGGAGACCGTATCCACGGATTTCGACACATCCGACCGGCTCTTCTTTGAACCCATGCAGCTCGAAGACGTGGCAAATATTCTCAGGAAGGATAGATATTACGGGGTGATGGTGCAGTTCGGCGGCCAGAACGCGGTTAACCTTGCCGTACCCATCGAAAAAGAGATCAGCCGCCTCGGCCTTCCTACCCGCATTCTCGGGACAAGCCCGGACGCGATGGACATCGCCGAGGATCGTGACCGGTTCAGCGTATTGCTGACAAAACTCGGTGTCCCGAGCCCGGCCAACAGCTCTGCCTATTCAGAAGGCGAGGCTAAGGCAATGGCAGAAGCGATCGGGTACCCGGTCCTTGTCCGCCCGTCATATGTGCTCGGCGGCAGGGCAATGGAAATCGTTCACGACGAACGGGAACTTGAAACCTATATGAAAGAGGCGGTCCGCGTCAGCAGGAACCACCCGGTACTCATCGATTCCTATCTCCAGAACGCCATTGAGCTCGATGTCGACGCAGTCTGCGATGGAACGGATGTTCTCATAGGAGGCATTATGGAGCACATTGAACAGGCAGGCATCCACTCAGGTGATTCCGCCTGCGTCATCCCCACCCAGTCGCTCTCCCCGGCAGTAATTGAGAAGGTGCGGGATTACACCAAAAAAATTGCCCTGGGGCTTGGCGTGATAGGTCTTGTCAACCTCCAGCTGGCGGTCAAGGACAATGTCGTTTACGTGCTGGAAGCAAACCCGCGGGCCAGCCGGACGGTTCCCTTCGTCTCAAAAGCAACGGGGCTCCCCATTGCAAAGATCGCCGCAAAAGTGATGGTGGGAAGGAAACTTAAGGATCTCGGGTATCACGAGCGCGAGTTCAAACATATCGCAGTCAAGGAAGTTCTTCTTCCGTTCAACAAACTGGCAGGAGTGGATACGATGCTCGGCCCCGAGATGAAGAGCACCGGGGAGGTCATGGGTATCGATTACGACTTCGGGCTTGCATTCTACAAAGCCTGCCTTTCCGCGGACAACGACCTGCCGGTAAAAGGGAACATTTTCATTTCCGTAAATATCGAACAGAAAGCCGACGCCATACCTATCGCACGGCAGCTGCGGGATCTCGGGCTTACACTCTATGGTACCGAGGGAACAGTCGATTACCTGCATGAAGCGGGGATAGAGGCAAACCTGGTCCGGAAAGTCCAGGAGGGCTCCCCGAATGTCCTCGACATGATGCGCCACGGCGAGATACGGCTCATCATCAATACCCCTCAGGATAAACAGTCACGGCAGGATCACTACCAGATCATGCGTGCGGCAGTAGACTACGGAATCCCCTATATTACCACATTACAAGCGGCGCGGGCAGCGGCGCTTGCAATTGATGCCATCAAGCGCGAGAAAGTAACTCTCGAACCGATTGGCCATTACCTGAAGTAA
- the carA gene encoding glutamine-hydrolyzing carbamoyl-phosphate synthase small subunit, which yields MKAVLGLEDGQYVVGEGFGIEGECAGELVFNTQMTGYMESLTDPSYFGQILMFTFPLIGNYGVDLQNFQNKKVCALGCITKEICEKPAAQPSIRSFFEENNLLGITGVDTRALTIKLRVHGTMRAALVVGSDDGEAAVKLARRTPTICDIIPIPEVSCKEPYHIPGSGKRIAVIDLGIKKNMITSLSKRGGDLYVFPHNTTADQVLACKPDALFVSNGPGDPKQATHAITCVRELLGQLPIFGICMGNQVSALALGGNTYKLKFGHRGANQPVRYKDGRIFITTQNHGFAVDAESLPEGSKVTYTNVNDGTVEGFENEKLCLTTVQFHPEAHGGPRDTEAHFFNALFRRIA from the coding sequence ATGAAGGCGGTTCTGGGTCTTGAAGACGGTCAATACGTCGTGGGGGAGGGATTTGGTATCGAAGGGGAGTGTGCCGGGGAACTCGTATTCAATACGCAGATGACCGGCTATATGGAGTCCCTGACGGACCCGAGTTATTTCGGCCAGATCCTGATGTTCACGTTCCCGCTCATCGGGAACTATGGTGTCGATCTGCAGAATTTCCAGAACAAAAAAGTCTGTGCCCTTGGATGTATTACAAAAGAGATCTGCGAGAAACCCGCCGCCCAGCCATCCATCAGATCTTTTTTTGAAGAGAACAACCTTCTTGGCATCACCGGTGTCGACACCCGTGCGCTGACCATCAAACTGCGGGTCCACGGCACGATGAGAGCAGCTCTCGTTGTCGGAAGTGATGACGGGGAAGCTGCAGTAAAACTTGCACGCAGGACCCCCACCATCTGCGACATCATTCCCATTCCTGAAGTTTCCTGCAAGGAACCTTACCATATACCGGGAAGCGGCAAACGGATTGCCGTCATCGACCTCGGCATCAAGAAGAACATGATTACGAGTCTTTCGAAGCGAGGGGGCGATCTCTACGTCTTCCCCCACAACACCACCGCAGACCAGGTTCTTGCCTGCAAACCCGATGCCCTCTTTGTCAGCAATGGTCCCGGCGATCCCAAGCAGGCCACCCACGCAATCACGTGTGTCCGGGAACTGCTCGGGCAGCTGCCGATCTTCGGCATCTGCATGGGCAACCAGGTCTCGGCACTGGCTCTGGGTGGCAACACGTATAAGCTCAAGTTCGGGCACCGGGGCGCAAACCAGCCGGTCCGGTACAAAGACGGAAGGATCTTCATTACAACCCAGAACCACGGGTTTGCCGTTGACGCAGAATCCCTCCCGGAAGGCTCGAAGGTCACCTACACCAATGTCAACGACGGGACCGTTGAGGGATTCGAGAACGAAAAACTCTGCCTGACAACCGTGCAGTTCCACCCGGAAGCCCACGGGGGGCCACGCGATACGGAAGCGCATTTCTTCAACGCTCTTTTCAGGAGGATCGCGTAA
- a CDS encoding ferritin-like domain-containing protein: MGTLGRKIVDTDVKDLVNLLNKAYSDEWLAYYQYWIGSKIVKGPNKEAVIAELTLHATEELAHATLLTTRIIQLGGTPVTNPQQWFKLTNCGYEAPDDPFIVKVLEQNIKGEQCAIKTYNALMKKTRDKDPVTYNMLLTILSQEVEHEEDLQALLEDVEIIMKNK; this comes from the coding sequence ATGGGAACATTAGGCAGAAAAATTGTTGATACTGATGTCAAGGATCTCGTGAACCTGCTCAACAAGGCATATTCCGACGAGTGGCTTGCCTACTACCAGTACTGGATAGGATCGAAAATTGTCAAGGGGCCAAACAAGGAAGCGGTCATCGCCGAACTCACGCTCCACGCAACTGAGGAACTCGCCCATGCAACACTCCTTACAACGCGGATTATCCAGCTCGGCGGCACACCGGTCACCAATCCCCAGCAGTGGTTCAAGCTGACCAACTGCGGGTATGAGGCCCCGGACGATCCGTTCATCGTGAAAGTCCTTGAACAGAATATCAAGGGTGAACAATGTGCGATCAAGACGTACAATGCTCTCATGAAAAAGACACGGGACAAAGACCCGGTCACGTATAATATGCTCCTCACCATCCTCTCGCAGGAAGTGGAGCACGAAGAGGATCTCCAGGCCCTTCTTGAGGATGTCGAGATCATCATGAAGAACAAGTGA